GCATTCATGACCTCCCTGGCATATTTTTCGAGATCGCTCGTCGGTTCATCCAGGTCATGGGTTCTGTATCGTCCGCCACGCTCCATGTTTGTGTCCTGTTGGGTTTATTTGAAACTTCGTTTGAGAACTTCGTCGATCAGGCCGTACTCTTTCGCCTCGTCGGCACCGAGGAAGAAGTCGCGTTCGGTATCTTTTTCGATCGTTCGGACCGTTTTGCCCGTGCGCTCGGCCAGAATCTTGTTCAGATATTTTTTGAGACGAAGAATCTCTTTGGCCTGGATTTCGATGTCGGTCGCCTGACCCTGCGCACCGCCAAGGGGCTGGTGGATCATGATGCGGGAACTTGGCAGCGCGTACCGTTTGCCCTTGGCCCCGCAGGCAAGCAAAAAGGCGCCCATCGAAGCGGCCTGTCCTATACATATCGTCACAATATCGGGTTTGATGTAGTTCATCGTATCGTAGATGCTGAATCCGCTGGTAATGACCCCACCCGGCGAATTGATGTAAAGAAAGATGTCCTTGTCCGGGTCTTCCGCCTCCAGGAAAAGCAGCTGGGCAACGATCGACGAGGCGACAGCATCGTCGATGGGACCGCTGAGCATGATGATGCGGTCTTTCAGCAGTCTTGAGTAGATGTCGTAGGAGCGCTCGCCGCGCCCGCTTTTTTCTATGACGAATGGAATGTAGCTCATGCTTCTTCTTTTTCGGTTTTCTCTTCTTTGTTCTCTTTTTTCTCATTCAGGAGCTTGGTGAGGAGACGATCTTCGATCATCGCCATCTTGATGGCCGGCAGGAGGTTCTGCTTCTGATAGTACTCGAAAGTCTGCTGAGGATCCTGCCCCATGCTTATCGCTTCGTAGTAGATCGTCTGCATCATCTCCTGGTCGCTTACATCGACCCCCTCTTTTCTGGCAAGGGCATCGACGATGAAGGTCGCCTTGACACTTTTGGCGGCGTCGCCGCGAAGCTCTTCTCGGAGTGCTTTGACTTTCTCTTCGTTTTCGCGGAGTTCGGCGAGCTCCTCCTCCTTCATTTGCTGAATCCTGTTGCGCAGCGCCATTTCGATCTCCTGCTCGACGACACTTTCGGGCAGATCGAATTCGAACATCTCAACCAGCGCTTCGACCAGTTTCGGCTTGAGCTCTTCGTTGTAGAGTTTGCTCAGTTTTTCGCTGCGAAGCTGCTCTTTGGTCTCTTTTTCGAGGTCGGCCAGTGTCGCATCCTCTTTTCCGAGCAGTTTTTTCGCCAGTTCGTCATCGATTTCGACCGGTTTTTTCGTTTTGATGTCGTGAAGTTTGATTTTGAACTCGACCTCTTTGCCCGCCAGCTCCTTGTTGCGGTAATCTTCGGGGAAGGTGACGGTAATCGTCTTTTCTTCTCCCTTCTTCATGCCGATCATCTGCTCTTCGAAACCCGGGATGAACTGGCCGCTTCCGATGCGCAGTTCGAAATTTTCCGCCTTTCCCCCTTCGAAGGGTTCGCCGTTGAGGAAACCTTCGAAATCGAATACCGCAAGGTCGCCCTCTTCGAGGCCCCGATCCTCTTCAAGCGATTCGAACGGCGCCTGAGCCTCGGCCATCTGTTGGATCCGCTCTTCGATCTCTTTTTTCGTCACGCGCGGTGTTTTGACTTCCGGAATGATGTCGCTGATATCGCCGATTTCGATATCGGGGCGCAGGCTCAGTTTCAGCTCCACCTCGATGAACTCTTCGCCGCGGTCGAATTTCGTCACGGCCGGTTCGCCGATGATCTTCTCCGCATCGAGCTCCAGCTCTTTGGATGCCTGATTCAAAATATCGCGAAGCGCTTCGGCTTCCGCATCCTGAACGAGTCGTTCACCCAGCCGTTTCTTGATGACCGACACCGGCGCTTTGCCGGGGCGGAATCCGTCGATCTTCATCTGTTTTGCCGCCTGTTTGGCGATCTTTTCCACTTTTTTGTCGATGTCGTTCTGAGCGATTTTCGCTTCGACGCTGACGTTGGCACTGTCTGTTTTCTTGGCAGTCACTTCCATAAAATTACGATCCTTCTAAAAAATTAGTCCATTATTTTACCCAAAAGAGGCCCGCAATCCAAAATGAGGCATCAAAAGGTGTCAAAACGCAGCTCGACGGTGCGCTTGATCGTTTCGTCGACGAGGCACTGCATCTCGTCGTTGGCGGCACCGCTGCCGCTCTTTTCGTGGCGGAAAAAGCCGCATTTGGCGTCCCGGTAGCGGATCCACGCCCGCTGCATCTTCCTGAGTGCCGCACGCCGTGACGGTGCAATTTCTTTTTTCAAAGCCATATAGGCTTCGTTGAGCTTTTTGTCCTGGCGTCGCAGTTCCGCATCCTGGCATTCGGTGACGGCCATCGTGGTACCGCCCGAGTTTTCGATACACTTTCTGTAGGTATCGCTGTAGAGCGCCCGAATGTCGACGCAGTCGGCACCCGCTGCGAGGCCCAGAAAGAGAAGGGGAAAAACTGCTTGTCTCATGAAATCTCCTTGAATCCTGTCCCGAAAATTCGGCGGCTGTGCATAGATTTTCGGGAGAGATGCTTGATGGTTACGCAACATTTTACGAAAAAATCGTTATACTTCAAAAAGTATAACAGAAATATTCCACCGGGATGTCGGGCAGGGAAGCCCTGGTGAAAACGAAGTTCCGCGACCCGACTCCGGAGACAGAGAGCGATATGTCCGACGAAAAAGAGGTGAAGTTTGAAAATGCCGTCAGAACGATTCTGGAGCTGATCGGTGAAGATCCGGATCGTGAAGGTCTGGCCAAAACGCCGCAGAGGGTCTACAAAGCGTTCGAACATATGTGCGGAGGGTACAGGATGGACCCCAGGAAGGTGCTTAATGACGCGATGTTCGAAAGCAGCAACGACGAGATGGTGCTGGTGCGCGATATCGAATTCTACTCGATGTGCGAGCACCATCTGCTGCCCATCATCGGCCGCGTCCATGTGGCCTATATACCCAACGGAAAAGTGGTGGGGCTGAGCAAGATACCCCGGATGGTCGATATCTTTGCGCGGCGCCTGCAGATTCAGGAGCAGATGACCGAACAGATCGCCGACGCGATTCTCGAGACGGTCCAGCCCAAAGGGGTGGCCGTCGTCGTCGAGGCGCGTCATATGTGCATGGAGATGCGCGGAGTGGAAAAGATCAACTCCACGACGGTCTCTTCGGCGCTTCGCGGGCTTTTCAAGCGTGATGCAAAAACGAGGGAAGAGTTCATGAGCATGATCAACGCCCCTTTGAGACCCCGCTACTGAGCAGGTGTGAAGATGCCGCTCAAGTCGCTTCGAAACCGCGTCAGGACCATGCCCCTCTCCCCTGCGTACGGAACCATCCAGAGCATCAACGCCAATGCGATCGTCGCGAGGGGACTGAAGGTAAGCATCGGCCAGAGCGTAACGATCCTGGCGGGCACGGAGCGCAGACTGGGGATGGTGACGGCGCTGGGCACCGAGAGTTTCACAATTACCCCTTTCGGGTTCATCGAAGGAATGCAGGTGGGCGACCGGGTGCTTTTGAACGAAAAGGGTCTTGAGATTCCCGTTGGCGAGAAACTGCTGGGGCGGGTGGTCGATCCCTTCATGCAACCGATCGATGGCGGGGGTCCGATTATCCTGAAAGATACCGAGCCGATCATGAAATCGCCGATGGATGTGATGAAGCGGGGACTGATCGACGAGCATTTCAGTGTCGGCGTCAAAAGCATCGACGGTCTTCTGACCAGCGGCAAGGGACAGAAAGTCGGAATCTTCGCCGGAAGCGGGGTGGGCAAATCGACACTGATGGGGATGATTGTCCGGGGCAGCGAGGCGACGATCAAAGTGGTGGCGCTTATCGGCGAGCGAGGACGTGAGGTACCCGAGTTCATCGCCAAGAACCTGGGAGGCGATCTGACCAATACCGTCATCGTCGTGGCCACCAGCGACGACAGTGCCCTGATGCGTAAATACGGCGCCTTCAGCGCTATGAGTGTGGCGGAGTATTTCAAGAGGCAGGGGCATGATGTGCTCTTTATGATGGACTCGGTGACGCGTTTCGCTATGGCCCAGCGGGAGATCGGTCTGGCGCTGGGAGAACCGCCCACGTCAAAGGGGTATCCCCCCTCTGCGCTGACGCTGCTGCCCCAGCTGATGGAACGGGCCGGCAAAGAGGAGGGACAGGGCTCCATCACCGCTTTTTTCACGGTGCTTGTGGAAGGTGACGATCTGAGCGATCCCATTGCCGACCAAAGCCGAAGCATTCTCGACGGCCACATCGTGCTGAGCCGTGAACTGACCGACAGGGGCATCTATCCGCCGGTGGATGTGCTCTCCTCCGCCTCACGGGTCATCAATGACGTCATCGAACCGGACCATCTGGCGGCTGTTAGGAAGTTCAGGCAGCTTCTTGCCCTGTTGAAAGAGAACGAGATGTTGGTGCGTATCGGTGCCTACCAGCGCGGAATGGATCCTCAGCTTGACGAGGCGCTGGCGAAAAAGGAGGCGATGGAACGTTTCCTGACCCAGGAGGCGGACAAGCCGGTCCCCTTCGTCGAAACAGTGAATAGACTGAAGGAAGTGGTGAGTTAGCGGCTATTCAGCGCAACCGTCACACCGCTTTGAGCCGCTTTCTCACCATTTTTTCGAAAGGGGCTCTAGATGGCATCGTGTAGCTGCCATCGCGCTGTTTCTCTCCCCACATCGGTTCCGGAAAGAAGCTGTCGTTTTCGAATCGCGCCATGACGTGGATGTGCACCCGCGGCAGATAGTTGCCGAAGGAAGCCATGTTGATCTTGTATGGGCTGAAATACTCTATCATCGCCCTTTCCACGATTTCGTATACGCGCCAGAGTTTGCCGCGCAGCGCATCGGGGCACTCTGTAAGCTCTCTGAAAGGTTCCCGGGTGAAGATTTTTATCCAGGGAATTTCGCTCGCTTCCCACTCGAGAATGATGTCGTCGTCTTCGTAGATCATCCCAGATTGTCCCGTATACCTATGGCATACCAGATGATGACGAGGTTGAGCAGAAAGATCATCATCGAGCTTCCCCGGGAGATGATGTTCTGGAGGGTGGTGCGTTCGATTCCGTGGGTTTTGAAGGCGATGGTCATGTGGATGACGGTAAGCAGCGTCAGGGCCCCCACGATCGTCAGTTTCACATACATCAGATGCGCCAGCGCCGATTCGGATGCATGCGCGAAAACGGCGGGGAAACCGAAATGGAAAAACATCGTCAGCCCCGTAATCCAGAGAATGATGAGCCAGAATGTTTCGAAGTAACCGTAAAGCGGTCCAAGGTGGGCATAGACCGCTTTCTGGGCCGTTTTGTCACGGAGCAGGATGCCCAGTGCGAAAAGCAGGAGCGACCCGCCGATCCAGGCGGTGGCGGCGAGGATATGGGTGTAGAGAACTATTTTGATCAATAGAGGTACCTTTTGGGATTGTTCATGATCTCTTCGGGGCGGATGCCCGTCCACTCGCGGATGGTGTCACGGTCCTTCTGTGAAAGCTGTGCCTTTTTGTGCACCTTGGCATAGGTTCCCAGGGGCATCGCCAGACCGACCGCTTTGAAGATCATCGCTTTGAGCTTTTGCTTTCTCTTGTCGTCATATTTTTCCCATTCGCTGAAATTGAGCCACTGCCGCCCCACCCGCACATCTCTGGCGATGAACCATTTGGCGGGAGCGATGGCACTGTACCACGGCCATTTCGTTTCATTGGAGTGACAGTCGTAGCAGGATCGTTCGAAAATCTCTTTGACTTTGGCCGGTGCTTTGATCTCGAGCGCGG
This genomic interval from Hydrogenimonas urashimensis contains the following:
- the clpP gene encoding ATP-dependent Clp endopeptidase proteolytic subunit ClpP; protein product: MSYIPFVIEKSGRGERSYDIYSRLLKDRIIMLSGPIDDAVASSIVAQLLFLEAEDPDKDIFLYINSPGGVITSGFSIYDTMNYIKPDIVTICIGQAASMGAFLLACGAKGKRYALPSSRIMIHQPLGGAQGQATDIEIQAKEILRLKKYLNKILAERTGKTVRTIEKDTERDFFLGADEAKEYGLIDEVLKRSFK
- the tig gene encoding trigger factor, producing MEVTAKKTDSANVSVEAKIAQNDIDKKVEKIAKQAAKQMKIDGFRPGKAPVSVIKKRLGERLVQDAEAEALRDILNQASKELELDAEKIIGEPAVTKFDRGEEFIEVELKLSLRPDIEIGDISDIIPEVKTPRVTKKEIEERIQQMAEAQAPFESLEEDRGLEEGDLAVFDFEGFLNGEPFEGGKAENFELRIGSGQFIPGFEEQMIGMKKGEEKTITVTFPEDYRNKELAGKEVEFKIKLHDIKTKKPVEIDDELAKKLLGKEDATLADLEKETKEQLRSEKLSKLYNEELKPKLVEALVEMFEFDLPESVVEQEIEMALRNRIQQMKEEELAELRENEEKVKALREELRGDAAKSVKATFIVDALARKEGVDVSDQEMMQTIYYEAISMGQDPQQTFEYYQKQNLLPAIKMAMIEDRLLTKLLNEKKENKEEKTEKEEA
- a CDS encoding lysozyme inhibitor LprI family protein is translated as MRQAVFPLLFLGLAAGADCVDIRALYSDTYRKCIENSGGTTMAVTECQDAELRRQDKKLNEAYMALKKEIAPSRRAALRKMQRAWIRYRDAKCGFFRHEKSGSGAANDEMQCLVDETIKRTVELRFDTF
- the folE gene encoding GTP cyclohydrolase I FolE, which translates into the protein MSDEKEVKFENAVRTILELIGEDPDREGLAKTPQRVYKAFEHMCGGYRMDPRKVLNDAMFESSNDEMVLVRDIEFYSMCEHHLLPIIGRVHVAYIPNGKVVGLSKIPRMVDIFARRLQIQEQMTEQIADAILETVQPKGVAVVVEARHMCMEMRGVEKINSTTVSSALRGLFKRDAKTREEFMSMINAPLRPRY
- the fliI gene encoding flagellar protein export ATPase FliI, with the protein product MPLKSLRNRVRTMPLSPAYGTIQSINANAIVARGLKVSIGQSVTILAGTERRLGMVTALGTESFTITPFGFIEGMQVGDRVLLNEKGLEIPVGEKLLGRVVDPFMQPIDGGGPIILKDTEPIMKSPMDVMKRGLIDEHFSVGVKSIDGLLTSGKGQKVGIFAGSGVGKSTLMGMIVRGSEATIKVVALIGERGREVPEFIAKNLGGDLTNTVIVVATSDDSALMRKYGAFSAMSVAEYFKRQGHDVLFMMDSVTRFAMAQREIGLALGEPPTSKGYPPSALTLLPQLMERAGKEEGQGSITAFFTVLVEGDDLSDPIADQSRSILDGHIVLSRELTDRGIYPPVDVLSSASRVINDVIEPDHLAAVRKFRQLLALLKENEMLVRIGAYQRGMDPQLDEALAKKEAMERFLTQEADKPVPFVETVNRLKEVVS
- a CDS encoding HIT family protein, which codes for MIYEDDDIILEWEASEIPWIKIFTREPFRELTECPDALRGKLWRVYEIVERAMIEYFSPYKINMASFGNYLPRVHIHVMARFENDSFFPEPMWGEKQRDGSYTMPSRAPFEKMVRKRLKAV
- a CDS encoding heme-binding domain-containing protein; this encodes MSVGKTLGVVFAILFAGMQLIPVERNNPKSDPALEIKAPAKVKEIFERSCYDCHSNETKWPWYSAIAPAKWFIARDVRVGRQWLNFSEWEKYDDKRKQKLKAMIFKAVGLAMPLGTYAKVHKKAQLSQKDRDTIREWTGIRPEEIMNNPKRYLY